Proteins encoded together in one Myxocyprinus asiaticus isolate MX2 ecotype Aquarium Trade chromosome 21, UBuf_Myxa_2, whole genome shotgun sequence window:
- the LOC127412461 gene encoding probable carboxypeptidase X1 — protein MLRQSVYICVAIILCIAHGSISSENQTVSYNGTKAEYNDLKSILNLAQNVSESLDKANPSKASVENNTEAQRNSSGVNPHSKDEEHMNKETHGAKPDCPPLGLESLKVSDDQLESSSYLSAGLGPHRGRLNIQSGLEDDDEYDGAWCAGLEDQDQWLQLDALRPTLFTGVILQGRNSIWSLNWVRTYKVQFSNDSLVWQPCMEGSDEAVFVGNEDLETPVLALFPEPSVAQYIRINPQTWFSNGTICLRAEVLGCPVPDPENPHFSDSESGSLDDLDFRHHNYNEMRKLMKSVNDECPDITRIYTIGRSYTGLKLYVMEISDNPGKHELGEPEFRYVAGMHGNEVLGRELLLNLMQYICREYKQGNQRVIQLVKDTRIHLLPSMNPDGYEAAYEKGSELSGWALGRYSFEGIDMNHNFPDLNNIMWDAQELATDKRRVSNHYIPMPEYYTSTEALIAPETRAVINWMQDIPFVLSANLHGGELVVTYPFDCTRDWIPRQDTPTPDNDFFRWLATIYASTNLVMANPDRRICHSEDFQQHNNIINGADWHTVPGSMNDFSYLYTNCFEVTVELSCDKFPHASELPIEWENNKEALLLYMEQVHRGIKGVIRDKDTKAGIANAVIKVEGMDHDIRSAVDGDYWRLLNPGEYKITVWAEGYFPRIRHCSVGLEPHPTICDFTLTKTPQDRLKEILAKGGKIPRDNQVRIRALRMRKLRASTKILNRRREQQQRLKLKWK, from the exons ATGCTCAGGCAGAGTGTCTACATTTGTGTTGCAATAATACTTTGCATTGCACACGGCTCTATTTCATCAGAAAATCAGACTGTCAGTTATAATGGTACTAAAGCTGAATATAATGACTTGAAGTCAATATTAAATCTGGCTCAAAATGTTAGTGAAAGTTTGGATAAAGCAAACCCCAGCAAAGCGTCTGTTGAAAACAACACTGAAGCGCAGAGGAACAGCAGCGGAGTGAACCCGCACAGTAAAGATGAAGAACATATGAACAAAGAGACCCATGGAGCAAAACCAG ATTGCCCACCATTGGGTTTGGAGTCTCTGAAAGTCTCGGATGATCAGCTAGAGTCTTCTTCGTATTTGAGCGCTGGGTTAGGTCCTCACCGAGGACGCCTTAATATACAG tcTGGTTTAGAGGATGATGACGAGTATGATGGAGCGTGGTGTGCTGGACTAGAGGATCAGGATCAGTGGTTGCAGTTGGATGCTCTCAGACCAACACTTTTTACTGGGGTCATCCTCCAGGGCAGAAACTCCATCTGGAG cttgaACTGGGTCCGTACATATAAGGTACAGTTCAGTAATGACTCTTTGGTCTGGCAGCCCTGCATGGAGGGATCAGATGAGGCG GTGTTTGTTGGGAATGAAGATTTGGAAACGCCAGTTTTGGCTCTGTTCCCTGAGCCCTCGGTTGCGCAGTACATCCGCATAAACCCACAGACCTGGTTTAGCAATGGCACCATTTGCCTCCGAGCTGAAGTGCTGGGTTGCCCAGTGCCAG ATCCGGAGAACCCTCATTTTTCTGATTCTGAGAGCGGCTCATTAGATGACCTGGACTTCAGACATCACAATTACAATGAGATGAGAAAA TTAATGAAGTCTGTGAATGACGAGTGTCCGGATATCACACGGATCTACACTATTGGGAGGAGTTACACTGGATTGAAGCTTTATGTTATGGAAATATCTGATAACCCAGGAAAACATGAGCTCG GTGAGCCAGAATTCCGCTATGTTGCTGGGATGCATGGCAATGAAGTTTTGGGCCGGGAGCTCTTGCTAAATCTTATGCAGTACATCTGCCGTGAATATAAGCAAGGAAATCAACGTGTGATACAGCTGGTAAAGGACACGCGCATCCATCTGTTGCCATCTATGAACCCAGATGGATATGAGGCAGCCTATGAGAAG GGCTCAGAACTCTCTGGCTGGGCTCTTGGACGCTACAGCTTTGAGGGCATTGACATGAATCACAACTTTCCTGACCTCAACAACATCATGTGGGATGCTCAGGAGTTGGCTACAGACAAGAGGAGAGTGAGCAACCACTACATTCCCATGCCTGAGTACTACACCTCAACTGAGGCATTA ATTGCCCCAGAGACACGTGCTGTAATCAACTGGATGCAAGACATACCGTTTGTTCTGAGTGCTAATCTGCATGGGGGAGAGCTGGTGGTCACTTACCCTTTCGACTGCACACGTGATTGGATCCCTCGCCAGGACACGCCCACTCCAGACAATGATTTCTTTCGTTGGTTGGCTACCATATACGCATCCACCAATCTGGTGATGGCAAACCCAGATAGGAGAATCTGTCACTCAGAAGACTTCCAGCAACATAACAACATCATCAATGGAGCTGATTGGCACACTGTTCCAGGAA GTATGAATGACTTCAGTTACCTCTACACTAACTGTTTTGAAGTAACTGTAGAATTGTCCTGTGATAAGTTCCCACATGCCAGTGAGCTTCCCATCGAGTGGGAGAATAACAAAGAGGCTCTCCTTCTGTACATGGAGCAG GTGCACAGAGGGATAAAGGGTGTGATCAGGGATAAGGACACTAAAGCTGGGATTGCAAATGCTGTCATTAAGGTGGAAGGCATGGACCATGACATAAGATCTG CTGTAGATGGGGATTACTGGCGCTTGCTGAACCCAGGTGAGTATAAAATAACAGTATGGGCTGAAGGCTACTTCCCCCGTATTCGCCACTGCTCTGTAGGGTTAGAGCCCCACCCAACCATCTGTGACTTCACCCTCACTAAGACGCCACAGGATCGTCTCAAAGAAATCCTGGCAAAAGGTGGAAAAATTCCCCGGGATAATCAAGTAAGGATTCGTGCCCTGCGAATGCGCAAACTCCGTGCCAGCACCAAGATTCTTAACCGTCGTCGAGAGCAACAGCAGCGCCTTAAATTGAAATGGAAGTGA